Proteins from a single region of Electrophorus electricus isolate fEleEle1 chromosome 5, fEleEle1.pri, whole genome shotgun sequence:
- the si:ch211-12e13.12 gene encoding uncharacterized protein si:ch211-12e13.12: MNRLLSSTEHATKSTMLFLDARRTVQNLPLTSVVTTLEELSAQRSSHLDREANVCDRQDGVCDDTVLRSMSNGLRQMDSNEQLDVRRAGEIHPTRGRSQCGEGRSQNDFSEAESSMADGGEESVERSSSVGVSCEDTCMLGFTQVDACDSIALIDEDDDDVSLRERTVTDVSVVEGNAAELVCGRVTSISLASSHSICERRGNSLVATPLPEEEEEPCKKPKPLCCYCTVL, translated from the coding sequence ATGAACAGGCTCCTGTCCTCTACTGAGCATGCTACGAAAAGCACCATGCTGTTCCTGGACGCCCGCAGGACAGTGCAAAACCTACCTTTGACCTCAGTGGTCACAACCCTGGAGGAACTCTCTGCCCAGAGGTCCAGTCACCTGGACAGAGAGGCCaatgtgtgtgacagacaggaTGGCGTGTGTGATGACACAGTGCTCAGGTCGATGTCGAATGGCCTGAGACAGATGGACAGCAACGAGCAGCTTGACGTGCGGAGAGCTGGTGAGATCCATCCCACTAGGGGGAGGAGCCAATGCGGTGAGGGGAGGAGCCAGAATGATTTCTCGGAGGCGGAGTCTAGCATGGCGGATGGCGGAGAGGAGTCTGTGGAGAGGTCGTCCTCTGTGGGTGTGAGCTGTGAGGACACGTGCATGTTGGGGTTCACACAAGTGGATGCCTGTGACAGCATCGCACTCATCGATGAAGACGACGATGATGTTTCTCTTAGAGAGAGGACCGTCACTGATGTCTCTGTTGTGGAGGGCAACGCCGCCGAGCTGGTGTGCGGCAGGGTCACGTCCATCTCCCTGGCCTCTTCTCACTCCATCTGTGAGAGGCGGGGCAATAGCTTGGTGGCCACACCTTtgcctgaggaagaggaggagccatgCAAAAAGCCAAAACCCTTGTGTTGTTATTGCACAGTCCTCTAA